From the genome of Anaerobacillus sp. CMMVII:
GGTTTTAACGTAACGATTCCTCATAAAGTTTCAATTATGAATTTACTTGACGAAATTGACGAAGAAGCGATGATGGTTGGGGCTGTAAATACTGTAGTTAATATTGAAGGTCGTCTAATTGGTTATAATACTGATGGAAGAGGTTATCTAACCTCATTAATTCCAATGCTAAAAAAACCACTAGCAGATTCGAATGTACTAGTAATAGGTGCAGGTGGTGCTTCTAGGGGAATTGTAACAGCCTTAGCAAATCAAGGTGTTTCCCTATTAACAATTACCAATCGCACATTAGAAAAGGCAATAGAAATTAAGGATAATTACCTTACCTATAAAAAGGCGAATCTTAATATCCTTTCCTTACAAGATGCAGAAAAGAATTTAGCCATGTATGATATTGTGATTAATACCACATCCATAGGAATGAGTCCTCAAATAGATGCGGTTCCAATATCAATTGACAATATCAAGTCAACAGCAATACTTAGCGATTTAATTTATAACCCACTACAAACAAAGTTATTAAAAATTGGTGAAGAAAGAGCAATTACTACTCATAATGGTGTGGGGATGTTTGTTGAACAAGGTGCTTTAGCATTTTTAAAGTGGACAGGTCAACAACCGGACACCGCTAGGATGAGGAAAATAGTATTGCAACAATTAGGAGGATTTTCATGTTAACAGGAAAGCAAAAACGTTTTTTACGATCACAAGCACACCATTTAAACCCAATATTTCAGGTTGGAAAAGGTTGTGTTAATGAGAATATGATTAAGCAAATTTCAGAAGCTTTAGAGGCGCGCGAACTAATCAAGGTAAGTGTACTACAAAATTGTGAAATGGATAAAGATGAAGTTGCTTCAGAATTATCAAAAGGGGCAAGAGCTGAGTTAGTACAGGTGATTGGGAATACGATAGTCCTATATAAAGAATCCAGGGAAAACAAAACTCTCCAATTACCATAGAAAAGGTAATTGGTGAAAATATTAAAGGTAGGAGGAGGATTATGAAGAAAATTGGATTATTAGGCGGTACATTTGATCCTCCTCATCTTGGGCATCTGTTAATTGCCGAACAGGCTAGGGAGGCTTGCTCACTAGACGAAGTTTGGTTTTTGCCTACAAGATTACCCCCACATAAAACAAGTAGCAACTTGTGTAGCGATGAAGATAGAATTGAAATGGTACGTAGAGCTATTGGTAGTAATCCATTTTTTGCCCTTTCATTAATCGAATTTGAGAGAACGGGTCCATCTTATACGATTGATACAATAAAAAAACTGAGAGTTAGGTATCCAGGTTATCACTTTAGTTTTATAATTGGTGGGGATATGGTAAATTATTTACCGAAATGGAAGAGTATTGATGAATTGCTAGCTTTGGTTACTTTTATCGGTATGCAACGACCAGGATACTCAGTTAAATCAGATTATAACGAAAAGGTAGTGTTGGTAGATGCGCCCCAATTAGAAATCTCGTCAAGCGAAATTAGGGAACGCTTACTGAATAACAGATCTGTTCGGTACCTTCTTCCTGAGGCAGTATTTGACTATATTAAGGAGAGGGATCTTTATGGAGAGAGAAAAGGCTTTAGAAATTATTAAAGGTCAACTTCCAGAAAAGCGATATATTCACACACTTGGTGTTTTAGAGACAGCTGAAATGTTAGCTGAAAAATACGGCGCCGATATGAAAAAGGTGGAGTTAGCAGCTATTTTTCACGACTATGCAAAATACAGACCAATTGAAGAAATGAAGTCAATTGTTAGGGAGCAAAACATGGGTGACAAACTATTAAAGTACGGTAAAGAGCTCCTGCACGCTCCGGTTGGTGCATACTTAGTGAAAAAAGAAGTTGGGATAAATGATGAAGATATTTTAGATGGAATTCGGTTTCATACGACCGGAAGACCTAATATGACTTTACTTGAGAAAATTATCTATATTGCAGATTATATTGAACCAAATCGTTCGTTTTCTGGCGTTGATGAAGTTCGTTTACTAGCTGCAAATAATTTAAATGAAGCGTTAACGACCTCGATCTCCAACACGATACAGTTTTTGATAAAAAAGAAACAACCAGTTTTTCCAGATACATTAGCAGCATACAATCACTTAATTTTAAAGGAGGAGTTTTAGTACATGCATGAAAATAAAATTTTAGAATTAGCAGTTAAAGCAGCAGACGATAAAAGAGCAGAAAATATTATGGTTTTAGATATGAAGGGGATTTCTCTGATCTCTGATTATTTCCTGATTTGCCACGGTAACTCAGAAAAGCAAGTCCAAGCAATTGCAACTGAAATAAAGAAAACTGCACAAGAGAATGAGATAGAGTTGAAAAGATTAGAGGGTTTTGATCAAGCTCGCTGGGTCCTAATCGATCTTGATGATGTTGTCGTTCATGTGTTCCATAAGGACGAGAGGGTTTATTATAATTTAGAAAAGCTTTGGGGAGATGCGCCTACACTTGATGTAGAAGGGGTTCTTGGGTAATGGAATTTAAGCCTGGAATAATTGTTAAGTTAAAGGTGGCACGCAAAGCTGATTTTGGTTATTTTTTAACATCTGAAAAAGTAGACAGTGAAGATGTTTTATTGCATAAACGACAAGTCACGGATCCAATCGAAGTTGGTGACACTGTTGAAGTCTTCTTATTTCACGACCATCAAGGACGTCTTGCCGCTACAATGGAAAAGCCTATTATTTCACTTGGGAAATTTGATTGGCTTAAAGTTGTATCTGTAAATGAAAGAGATGGTGTTTTCTTATATAATGGTATTGATCGTGATCTATTCTTGTCTATGGATGATCTAGGTCCTGACCGTGCGTTATGGCCAAAAGTTGGCGACAAAATTCCTGTATCATTAATTTATGATAAAAAAGGAAGATTAATGGGGAGATTACTTCGTGGAACGCCAATAGAGGAAGCGGCAGAACTTGCCCCAAAGACAATCTTAAACGAGGAAATAACAGGAACGATTTATTCATTTGCGGAAAAAGGCGTTTTCGTAATGACGGATCAGGGGTATGTTGCCTTTCTTCATTTTAATGAAACAACCGATGATTTGCACCTTGGAAAAGTGATAACTGCAAGAGTAACCTTTGTTAGAGATGACGGGAAAATTAATATATCAATGCAACCTAAAGCGCATGAACGAAGACATGATGATGCTGATAAAATCTATGATTTTTTATTGAAACGTGAGGGTGGTATGCCTTACACGGATAATTCAGATCCGATGATTATCAAGCAAAAGTTCGACATGAGCAAAGGGGCATTTAAACGAGCCATCGGAAAACTTCTAAAGGAAGGTAAGATTTATCAAAAAGATGGTTGGACGTATAAAAAGGAGTAAATTGGATGAATTACGGAAAGTTTGCTTATTTGTATGATGAGTTAATGAAAGACGCCCCTTATGACCAGTGGGTGTCTTTCGTTTTAAAAATATTGGAAATGAATCACTTAAATCAAGGAGAAATTCTCGACCTTGGCTGTGGAACTGGAAATATTGCAATACCATTAAGTAAGCATGGATTTAAACTAACGGCAGTGGACTTATCAGAAGAAATGCTATTTATAGCTAACGAAAAAAGCAAAGTTGAAGGAACAACGGTGCAATTTTATCAACAGGATATGCGAGAATTAGAAGGCTTAGGTACATTTAATACGGTAGTCTCTCTATGTGATTCGTTAAACTACCTGAAAAATGAACAAGAAATTTTGACAACCTTTCAAAGAATTGCGGACCATCTAGAGGACAATGGATTATTTATATTTGATGTTCATTCCATTTATAAAGTTGAAGAAGTGTTTACTGGCCATACGTTTGCACATAATGGTGAAGAGATCGCCTATATTTGGGAATGTTTTGCTGGTGAACCTGCCTATAGTGTTGAGCATGATTTATCCTTTTTTGTCTTAAATGAGCAGGGATTTTATGAGCGTTTTGATGAATTTCATCAGCAACGGACATACCCGATTAATATGTATGAGCAAGCATTGCATAACGCTGGATTTAATTTAGTGTCAATTACTGGTGATTTTTCTTTAAACGAGCTCAATGAGAAAGCAGAACGTTGGTTTTTTGTTGCTAAAAAAGCTTAGTATTTTCATGATCTAGTAAAAAAGAGTCAATTTCCTAATTTTGTGGAAATTGACTCTTTTCACATATTGTTATTTTTTTTATAATATGTTTATTGGAATTGTTTTTTTATTTTTTCTATGTCTTCATAGTATTTTGCATGTGTTTTTTCAAATACGAGGTCAAACATATCCCCAATTTCTTCTTTTAGAACTTTTAAGCCCTCACCCGTGACACCACCTGGAACTGAAACCCGCTCTTGTAAGGTCGGTAATGTGTAAATTTCTTTTTCAAGTAATTTTCCAAATCCTATCACCATTTCACTTGCTAACTTTGTTGCATCATCTTGTGTAATTTCAGTCTTGCGTACCGCGGACTCGATAAAACACTGTACCAAATAACTAAAGAAGGCTGGTCCGCAACTAGCGATATCAGAAGCTACACGTGTAATCTTTTCATCAATAATTACGGGTGTGGAAATATGTGTCAGTAGACTGTGTAGAGTTTCAGCATCGCCAGCAGTACATGTAGTTCCTAGAGTTACTAGTGAAGTCCCTGCTAAAGCACTATTCGTAATGCTTGGGATAATGCGGGCTGTTTTACAACAAACAATTGACTCTAATTGATCAATAGTTATCGGACTAGTTATTGAAATAATCATTTGATGCTCTTTCAATACAGGATTTATCTCCTTAAGTAATGAATGAAATTGTAAAGGTTTTACACATATAAACATTATGTCAGCCTCGCAAGCAACATCTTTAGCGGACTCAACTACTTTTAAATCTGGAAATCTTTCAGTAAAAGCATATGCTTTTTCAATTGTTTTGTTTGTGATGATAAGTTGAGATGGGGTTACTGCAGTTGATTCAACGAACGCTTCAAGTAAAATGCTCCCCATACTACCTGTTCCGATAATCCCGATTTTCATGTGTTCAACCCCCTCCTTGTCGAACTTTCTTCCCTTAAGTCTATGTGCCTCAAAGAGTGATTATGCCACAAATCAGCGACTTTGCGAAAATACAAAAAAGCCCAGCAAATAAATCATTGCTGAGCAGAAAAGTTTAGTTTTTTCGATTAATAAATTCTACTACCATTTCTTTTTTGACAAGTTTCCTCATTGGAAAACGGAATTTTCTACTTAGGTTGTTCATCTCTTCAGTAATAGCATTTATTTCTGTTAAAGAAAATTCCTGATTTTTCTTCGCCGCTTGTATTACAGCCTCAATTTTTTCTTCCCGTAACAAATCCAGTTCTCGGTATCTTTTTTCTCCAGCAATAAATTTATTTACGTGGGCCTTCATTTGTAAATGTACACTCATGTAAAGATTCTCCTTTTTACCATTCATTTAGGGGGTATTAAAATGATCAAAATTAAACGCAACCGTATTTTTTTAATTGCGGTCTGTACAATTGCCTTGCTA
Proteins encoded in this window:
- the aroE gene encoding shikimate dehydrogenase; this encodes MNKLYGLLGHPVGHSMSPLMHNDAFKQLGMNGFYHAFDVPEGKLNEAVEAFKLFNISGFNVTIPHKVSIMNLLDEIDEEAMMVGAVNTVVNIEGRLIGYNTDGRGYLTSLIPMLKKPLADSNVLVIGAGGASRGIVTALANQGVSLLTITNRTLEKAIEIKDNYLTYKKANLNILSLQDAEKNLAMYDIVINTTSIGMSPQIDAVPISIDNIKSTAILSDLIYNPLQTKLLKIGEERAITTHNGVGMFVEQGALAFLKWTGQQPDTARMRKIVLQQLGGFSC
- the yhbY gene encoding ribosome assembly RNA-binding protein YhbY — encoded protein: MLTGKQKRFLRSQAHHLNPIFQVGKGCVNENMIKQISEALEARELIKVSVLQNCEMDKDEVASELSKGARAELVQVIGNTIVLYKESRENKTLQLP
- a CDS encoding nicotinate-nucleotide adenylyltransferase, encoding MKKIGLLGGTFDPPHLGHLLIAEQAREACSLDEVWFLPTRLPPHKTSSNLCSDEDRIEMVRRAIGSNPFFALSLIEFERTGPSYTIDTIKKLRVRYPGYHFSFIIGGDMVNYLPKWKSIDELLALVTFIGMQRPGYSVKSDYNEKVVLVDAPQLEISSSEIRERLLNNRSVRYLLPEAVFDYIKERDLYGERKGFRNY
- the yqeK gene encoding bis(5'-nucleosyl)-tetraphosphatase (symmetrical) YqeK; protein product: MEREKALEIIKGQLPEKRYIHTLGVLETAEMLAEKYGADMKKVELAAIFHDYAKYRPIEEMKSIVREQNMGDKLLKYGKELLHAPVGAYLVKKEVGINDEDILDGIRFHTTGRPNMTLLEKIIYIADYIEPNRSFSGVDEVRLLAANNLNEALTTSISNTIQFLIKKKQPVFPDTLAAYNHLILKEEF
- the rsfS gene encoding ribosome silencing factor, with amino-acid sequence MHENKILELAVKAADDKRAENIMVLDMKGISLISDYFLICHGNSEKQVQAIATEIKKTAQENEIELKRLEGFDQARWVLIDLDDVVVHVFHKDERVYYNLEKLWGDAPTLDVEGVLG
- a CDS encoding S1 RNA-binding domain-containing protein, which encodes MEFKPGIIVKLKVARKADFGYFLTSEKVDSEDVLLHKRQVTDPIEVGDTVEVFLFHDHQGRLAATMEKPIISLGKFDWLKVVSVNERDGVFLYNGIDRDLFLSMDDLGPDRALWPKVGDKIPVSLIYDKKGRLMGRLLRGTPIEEAAELAPKTILNEEITGTIYSFAEKGVFVMTDQGYVAFLHFNETTDDLHLGKVITARVTFVRDDGKINISMQPKAHERRHDDADKIYDFLLKREGGMPYTDNSDPMIIKQKFDMSKGAFKRAIGKLLKEGKIYQKDGWTYKKE
- a CDS encoding class I SAM-dependent methyltransferase encodes the protein MNYGKFAYLYDELMKDAPYDQWVSFVLKILEMNHLNQGEILDLGCGTGNIAIPLSKHGFKLTAVDLSEEMLFIANEKSKVEGTTVQFYQQDMRELEGLGTFNTVVSLCDSLNYLKNEQEILTTFQRIADHLEDNGLFIFDVHSIYKVEEVFTGHTFAHNGEEIAYIWECFAGEPAYSVEHDLSFFVLNEQGFYERFDEFHQQRTYPINMYEQALHNAGFNLVSITGDFSLNELNEKAERWFFVAKKA
- the comER gene encoding late competence protein ComER; translation: MKIGIIGTGSMGSILLEAFVESTAVTPSQLIITNKTIEKAYAFTERFPDLKVVESAKDVACEADIMFICVKPLQFHSLLKEINPVLKEHQMIISITSPITIDQLESIVCCKTARIIPSITNSALAGTSLVTLGTTCTAGDAETLHSLLTHISTPVIIDEKITRVASDIASCGPAFFSYLVQCFIESAVRKTEITQDDATKLASEMVIGFGKLLEKEIYTLPTLQERVSVPGGVTGEGLKVLKEEIGDMFDLVFEKTHAKYYEDIEKIKKQFQ
- a CDS encoding YpbS family protein — encoded protein: MSVHLQMKAHVNKFIAGEKRYRELDLLREEKIEAVIQAAKKNQEFSLTEINAITEEMNNLSRKFRFPMRKLVKKEMVVEFINRKN